One genomic window of Corythoichthys intestinalis isolate RoL2023-P3 chromosome 18, ASM3026506v1, whole genome shotgun sequence includes the following:
- the LOC130906919 gene encoding bromodomain-containing protein 8-like isoform X2 produces MANGVGKHKLLVIGPTEAWSVREKLCLATSVMKSGDQNWVSVSRAIKPFAEPGRPPDWFSQKHCASKYSELLENTEAPKRKRGEKGEVVETVGDVIVRRLTTQRIDELKKMIKQTQEEHRTLKKESELIQAGHLDSKLEELWKEIQRKQKVEEEEAELKRKCTDAAYQARQVAKNTPRRLAGAIMHSPTSCNSSLEFSSGDPLPCLNPDFSPTKDVQASGSVRLLSFPDSSGSGNEHSSLCDDSTQKKLLAQRGTPPPSPLLSELLKKGNILATTSRLTGERDVTGNMTAAHDLQLTLPFSPASGAPMLSRLLEAGPTQFSAQLGFMVSRDATSDSTPSPVKSAASACSEVDVIAPSASFGCQPPAASMKVSELSEEDVTVSYMADELDLKTVGDIIAIIEDKAADALDAAAVEAALFLCEENGHALPAAWQAEPFHTQDTQAGVPESSSLHCSPARNRAEESNVQDETSAVLSAACISQDNCDVASQTGAPAKPAARRDTGDKVHHQSHIEERWEQEIPQNPREESVLEDFPKTERHVKEEIKEESEKSIKSQENASGIHMDSEVNGTEDDDEEEDEEDGAEEFSSEPDGEMERVASESEDACSLHTATSSLQLHTTADSIPSSPASSQFSLCSEDLEALQAHKIWKKAIMLVWRAAANHRYANVFLQPVTDEIAPGYHSIVHRPMDLATIKKNIESGSMRTTAEFQRDIMLMFQNAVMYNSLDHDVYHMAVEMQRDVLEQIQQFLATQLIMETSESGISAKGLRVRESLRRQDSTDKDTFSMSSPAFLLSLFDGGTRGRRCAIEADLKMKK; encoded by the exons ATGGCAAACGGCGTTGGAA AACACAAGCTGCTTGTGATTGGCCCAACAGAAGCATGGTCAGTGAGGGAGAAGCTGTGTTTGGCCACATCGGTCATGAAGAGTGGGGACCAAAACTG GGTCTCTGTCAGTCGAGCCATCAAACCATTTGCAGAACCCGGGCGCCCACCTGACTGGTTCTCTCAAAAG CACTGTGCCTCAAAGTATTCTGAGCTTCTGGAAAACACTGAAGCACCAAA GAGGAAGCGAGGCGAGAAGGGGGAGGTGGTGGAGACGGTTGGGGACGTGATAGTGCGCAGGCTGACGACTCAGAGGattgatgaattaaaaaaaatgatcaaaCAAACTCAAGAGGAGCACAG GACACTGAAGAAAGAGTCAGAACTCATTCAAGCTGGTCATCTAGATTCCAAACTGGAAGAATTATGGAAGGAAATTCAGCG GAAACAGAAAGTAGAAGAGGAAGAAGCAGAGTTGAAAAGAAAGTGCACAGACGCAGCCTACCAGG CCAGACAGGTAGCCAAGAACACACCTCGACGCTTGGCAGGTGCCATCATGCATTCACCCACGAGTTGTAACTCAAGCCtggagttttcatcaggtgacccTCTCCCATGCTTGAATCCTGATTTTTCACCTACAAAAGACGTACAG GCTTCAGGATCTGTCAGGTTGCTGTCATTTCCCGACTCTTCTGGCTCCGGTAACGAGCACTCGTCACTTTGCGATGACTCCACCCAGAAGAAGCTACTGGCCCAGAGAGGTACACCGCCCCCATCACCACTCCTCTCTGAGCTACTGAAGAAAGGCAACATCTTGGCTACAACGTCCAGATTG ACTGGAGAGCGTGACGTTACTGGCAATATGACCGCCGCACATGACTTGCAGTTGACTCTGCCTTTCTCTCCAGCATCAG GTGCGCCAATGTTGTCTCGACTCTTGGAGGCAGGGCCCACCCAGTTCTCAGCCCAGTTGGGCTTTATGGTCAGCAGAGACGCTACCTCAGACAGCACTCCCTCTCCAGTCAAATCTGCTGCTTCGGCATGTTCAG AAGTAGATGTGATTGCGCCATCTGCGTCCTTTGGGTGCCAGCCTCCCGCCGCAAGTATGAAGGTGTCTGAGCTGAGTGAAGAGGATGTGACAGTTTCTTACATGGCAGATGAACTGGATCTGAAGACGGTGGGGGATATCATTGCTATCATCGAGGACAAG GCTGCAGATGCTTTGGATGCAGCAGCAGTCGAAGCTGCTCTCTTCCTGTGCGAAGAAAACGGTCACGCTCTTCCCGCTGCCTGGCAGGCTGAGCCGTTCCACACCCAAGACACACAAGCGGGGGTTCCTGAGTCATCATCTCTCCACTGCAGCCCGGCAAGGAATCGAGCAGAGGAGTCAAATGTTCAGGACGAAACTTCTGCTGTGCTCTCCGCCGCGTGCATTAGTCAAGATAACTGTGATGTGGCAAGTCAG ACTGGAGCACCTGCCAAGCCCGCGGCTAGGAGAGACACCGGAGACAAAGTACACCATCAAAGTCACATCGAGGAAAGATGGGAACAGGAAATACCCCAAAACCCCAGGGAAG AGTCAGTGTTAGAAGATTTCCCAAAGACAGAAAGACATGTGAAGGAG GAGATAAAGGaggagagtgaaaaaagcatcaaaagtcaagaaaatgcCTCAGGGATACACATGGACAGTGAGGTCAACGGGACAGAAGATGATGATGAGGAGGAGGATGAAGAAGATGGCGCTGAGGAATTCTCATCAGAGCCTGACGGGGAGATGGAGCGTGTAGCTAGCGAGAGCGAGGACGCGTGCAGCCTCCACACTGCTACGTCGTCGCTGCAGCTCCACACCACGGCTGACTCCATCCCCAGCAGCCCTGCGTCGTCACAGTT TTCTTTGTGTAGCGAGGACTTGGAGGCTCTGCAGGCTCACAAGATCTGGAAGAAGGCCATCATGTTGGTTTGGCGTGCAGCTGCCAATCACAG GTATGCAAATGTCTTCTTGCAGCCTGTGACAGATgaaattgcaccaggttatcatAGCATAGTGCACAG GCCCATGGATCTGGCGACCATTAAGAAAAACATTGAAAGCGGTTCCATGCGAACCACAGCCGAGTTCCAACGTGACATCATGCTGATGTTTCAGAATGCCGTCATGTACAACAGCCTGGATCATGACGTGTACCACATGGCTGTGGAGATGCAGCGTGATGTCCTGGAGCAGATCCAGCAGTTTCTAGCGACCCAACTTATCATGGAGACATCAGAGTCCGGGATTAGCGCCAAGGGGCTTAGAGTGCGTGAGAGTCTACGGCGGCAAGACTCCACAGACAAG
- the LOC130906919 gene encoding bromodomain-containing protein 8-like isoform X3 has protein sequence MANGVGKHKLLVIGPTEAWSVREKLCLATSVMKSGDQNWVSVSRAIKPFAEPGRPPDWFSQKHCASKYSELLENTEAPKRKRGEKGEVVETVGDVIVRRLTTQRIDELKKMIKQTQEEHRTLKKESELIQAGHLDSKLEELWKEIQRKQKVEEEEAELKRKCTDAAYQARQVAKNTPRRLAGAIMHSPTSCNSSLEFSSGDPLPCLNPDFSPTKDVQASGSVRLLSFPDSSGSGNEHSSLCDDSTQKKLLAQRGTPPPSPLLSELLKKGNILATTSRLTGERDVTGNMTAAHDLQLTLPFSPASEVDVIAPSASFGCQPPAASMKVSELSEEDVTVSYMADELDLKTVGDIIAIIEDKAADALDAAAVEAALFLCEENGHALPAAWQAEPFHTQDTQAGVPESSSLHCSPARNRAEESNVQDETSAVLSAACISQDNCDVASQVGLSGLPPTSSSSCNSRGFVHCQTGAPAKPAARRDTGDKVHHQSHIEERWEQEIPQNPREESVLEDFPKTERHVKEEIKEESEKSIKSQENASGIHMDSEVNGTEDDDEEEDEEDGAEEFSSEPDGEMERVASESEDACSLHTATSSLQLHTTADSIPSSPASSQFSLCSEDLEALQAHKIWKKAIMLVWRAAANHRYANVFLQPVTDEIAPGYHSIVHRPMDLATIKKNIESGSMRTTAEFQRDIMLMFQNAVMYNSLDHDVYHMAVEMQRDVLEQIQQFLATQLIMETSESGISAKGLRVRESLRRQDSTDKDTFSMSSPAFLLSLFDGGTRGRRCAIEADLKMKK, from the exons ATGGCAAACGGCGTTGGAA AACACAAGCTGCTTGTGATTGGCCCAACAGAAGCATGGTCAGTGAGGGAGAAGCTGTGTTTGGCCACATCGGTCATGAAGAGTGGGGACCAAAACTG GGTCTCTGTCAGTCGAGCCATCAAACCATTTGCAGAACCCGGGCGCCCACCTGACTGGTTCTCTCAAAAG CACTGTGCCTCAAAGTATTCTGAGCTTCTGGAAAACACTGAAGCACCAAA GAGGAAGCGAGGCGAGAAGGGGGAGGTGGTGGAGACGGTTGGGGACGTGATAGTGCGCAGGCTGACGACTCAGAGGattgatgaattaaaaaaaatgatcaaaCAAACTCAAGAGGAGCACAG GACACTGAAGAAAGAGTCAGAACTCATTCAAGCTGGTCATCTAGATTCCAAACTGGAAGAATTATGGAAGGAAATTCAGCG GAAACAGAAAGTAGAAGAGGAAGAAGCAGAGTTGAAAAGAAAGTGCACAGACGCAGCCTACCAGG CCAGACAGGTAGCCAAGAACACACCTCGACGCTTGGCAGGTGCCATCATGCATTCACCCACGAGTTGTAACTCAAGCCtggagttttcatcaggtgacccTCTCCCATGCTTGAATCCTGATTTTTCACCTACAAAAGACGTACAG GCTTCAGGATCTGTCAGGTTGCTGTCATTTCCCGACTCTTCTGGCTCCGGTAACGAGCACTCGTCACTTTGCGATGACTCCACCCAGAAGAAGCTACTGGCCCAGAGAGGTACACCGCCCCCATCACCACTCCTCTCTGAGCTACTGAAGAAAGGCAACATCTTGGCTACAACGTCCAGATTG ACTGGAGAGCGTGACGTTACTGGCAATATGACCGCCGCACATGACTTGCAGTTGACTCTGCCTTTCTCTCCAGCATCAG AAGTAGATGTGATTGCGCCATCTGCGTCCTTTGGGTGCCAGCCTCCCGCCGCAAGTATGAAGGTGTCTGAGCTGAGTGAAGAGGATGTGACAGTTTCTTACATGGCAGATGAACTGGATCTGAAGACGGTGGGGGATATCATTGCTATCATCGAGGACAAG GCTGCAGATGCTTTGGATGCAGCAGCAGTCGAAGCTGCTCTCTTCCTGTGCGAAGAAAACGGTCACGCTCTTCCCGCTGCCTGGCAGGCTGAGCCGTTCCACACCCAAGACACACAAGCGGGGGTTCCTGAGTCATCATCTCTCCACTGCAGCCCGGCAAGGAATCGAGCAGAGGAGTCAAATGTTCAGGACGAAACTTCTGCTGTGCTCTCCGCCGCGTGCATTAGTCAAGATAACTGTGATGTGGCAAGTCAGGTGGGATTGAGTGGCCTTCCTCCAACCTCCTCATCCTCATGCAATTCAAGGGGCTTTGTACACTGCCAGACTGGAGCACCTGCCAAGCCCGCGGCTAGGAGAGACACCGGAGACAAAGTACACCATCAAAGTCACATCGAGGAAAGATGGGAACAGGAAATACCCCAAAACCCCAGGGAAG AGTCAGTGTTAGAAGATTTCCCAAAGACAGAAAGACATGTGAAGGAG GAGATAAAGGaggagagtgaaaaaagcatcaaaagtcaagaaaatgcCTCAGGGATACACATGGACAGTGAGGTCAACGGGACAGAAGATGATGATGAGGAGGAGGATGAAGAAGATGGCGCTGAGGAATTCTCATCAGAGCCTGACGGGGAGATGGAGCGTGTAGCTAGCGAGAGCGAGGACGCGTGCAGCCTCCACACTGCTACGTCGTCGCTGCAGCTCCACACCACGGCTGACTCCATCCCCAGCAGCCCTGCGTCGTCACAGTT TTCTTTGTGTAGCGAGGACTTGGAGGCTCTGCAGGCTCACAAGATCTGGAAGAAGGCCATCATGTTGGTTTGGCGTGCAGCTGCCAATCACAG GTATGCAAATGTCTTCTTGCAGCCTGTGACAGATgaaattgcaccaggttatcatAGCATAGTGCACAG GCCCATGGATCTGGCGACCATTAAGAAAAACATTGAAAGCGGTTCCATGCGAACCACAGCCGAGTTCCAACGTGACATCATGCTGATGTTTCAGAATGCCGTCATGTACAACAGCCTGGATCATGACGTGTACCACATGGCTGTGGAGATGCAGCGTGATGTCCTGGAGCAGATCCAGCAGTTTCTAGCGACCCAACTTATCATGGAGACATCAGAGTCCGGGATTAGCGCCAAGGGGCTTAGAGTGCGTGAGAGTCTACGGCGGCAAGACTCCACAGACAAG
- the LOC130906919 gene encoding bromodomain-containing protein 8-like isoform X1, producing MANGVGKHKLLVIGPTEAWSVREKLCLATSVMKSGDQNWVSVSRAIKPFAEPGRPPDWFSQKHCASKYSELLENTEAPKRKRGEKGEVVETVGDVIVRRLTTQRIDELKKMIKQTQEEHRTLKKESELIQAGHLDSKLEELWKEIQRKQKVEEEEAELKRKCTDAAYQARQVAKNTPRRLAGAIMHSPTSCNSSLEFSSGDPLPCLNPDFSPTKDVQASGSVRLLSFPDSSGSGNEHSSLCDDSTQKKLLAQRGTPPPSPLLSELLKKGNILATTSRLTGERDVTGNMTAAHDLQLTLPFSPASGAPMLSRLLEAGPTQFSAQLGFMVSRDATSDSTPSPVKSAASACSEVDVIAPSASFGCQPPAASMKVSELSEEDVTVSYMADELDLKTVGDIIAIIEDKAADALDAAAVEAALFLCEENGHALPAAWQAEPFHTQDTQAGVPESSSLHCSPARNRAEESNVQDETSAVLSAACISQDNCDVASQVGLSGLPPTSSSSCNSRGFVHCQTGAPAKPAARRDTGDKVHHQSHIEERWEQEIPQNPREESVLEDFPKTERHVKEEIKEESEKSIKSQENASGIHMDSEVNGTEDDDEEEDEEDGAEEFSSEPDGEMERVASESEDACSLHTATSSLQLHTTADSIPSSPASSQFSLCSEDLEALQAHKIWKKAIMLVWRAAANHRYANVFLQPVTDEIAPGYHSIVHRPMDLATIKKNIESGSMRTTAEFQRDIMLMFQNAVMYNSLDHDVYHMAVEMQRDVLEQIQQFLATQLIMETSESGISAKGLRVRESLRRQDSTDKDTFSMSSPAFLLSLFDGGTRGRRCAIEADLKMKK from the exons ATGGCAAACGGCGTTGGAA AACACAAGCTGCTTGTGATTGGCCCAACAGAAGCATGGTCAGTGAGGGAGAAGCTGTGTTTGGCCACATCGGTCATGAAGAGTGGGGACCAAAACTG GGTCTCTGTCAGTCGAGCCATCAAACCATTTGCAGAACCCGGGCGCCCACCTGACTGGTTCTCTCAAAAG CACTGTGCCTCAAAGTATTCTGAGCTTCTGGAAAACACTGAAGCACCAAA GAGGAAGCGAGGCGAGAAGGGGGAGGTGGTGGAGACGGTTGGGGACGTGATAGTGCGCAGGCTGACGACTCAGAGGattgatgaattaaaaaaaatgatcaaaCAAACTCAAGAGGAGCACAG GACACTGAAGAAAGAGTCAGAACTCATTCAAGCTGGTCATCTAGATTCCAAACTGGAAGAATTATGGAAGGAAATTCAGCG GAAACAGAAAGTAGAAGAGGAAGAAGCAGAGTTGAAAAGAAAGTGCACAGACGCAGCCTACCAGG CCAGACAGGTAGCCAAGAACACACCTCGACGCTTGGCAGGTGCCATCATGCATTCACCCACGAGTTGTAACTCAAGCCtggagttttcatcaggtgacccTCTCCCATGCTTGAATCCTGATTTTTCACCTACAAAAGACGTACAG GCTTCAGGATCTGTCAGGTTGCTGTCATTTCCCGACTCTTCTGGCTCCGGTAACGAGCACTCGTCACTTTGCGATGACTCCACCCAGAAGAAGCTACTGGCCCAGAGAGGTACACCGCCCCCATCACCACTCCTCTCTGAGCTACTGAAGAAAGGCAACATCTTGGCTACAACGTCCAGATTG ACTGGAGAGCGTGACGTTACTGGCAATATGACCGCCGCACATGACTTGCAGTTGACTCTGCCTTTCTCTCCAGCATCAG GTGCGCCAATGTTGTCTCGACTCTTGGAGGCAGGGCCCACCCAGTTCTCAGCCCAGTTGGGCTTTATGGTCAGCAGAGACGCTACCTCAGACAGCACTCCCTCTCCAGTCAAATCTGCTGCTTCGGCATGTTCAG AAGTAGATGTGATTGCGCCATCTGCGTCCTTTGGGTGCCAGCCTCCCGCCGCAAGTATGAAGGTGTCTGAGCTGAGTGAAGAGGATGTGACAGTTTCTTACATGGCAGATGAACTGGATCTGAAGACGGTGGGGGATATCATTGCTATCATCGAGGACAAG GCTGCAGATGCTTTGGATGCAGCAGCAGTCGAAGCTGCTCTCTTCCTGTGCGAAGAAAACGGTCACGCTCTTCCCGCTGCCTGGCAGGCTGAGCCGTTCCACACCCAAGACACACAAGCGGGGGTTCCTGAGTCATCATCTCTCCACTGCAGCCCGGCAAGGAATCGAGCAGAGGAGTCAAATGTTCAGGACGAAACTTCTGCTGTGCTCTCCGCCGCGTGCATTAGTCAAGATAACTGTGATGTGGCAAGTCAGGTGGGATTGAGTGGCCTTCCTCCAACCTCCTCATCCTCATGCAATTCAAGGGGCTTTGTACACTGCCAGACTGGAGCACCTGCCAAGCCCGCGGCTAGGAGAGACACCGGAGACAAAGTACACCATCAAAGTCACATCGAGGAAAGATGGGAACAGGAAATACCCCAAAACCCCAGGGAAG AGTCAGTGTTAGAAGATTTCCCAAAGACAGAAAGACATGTGAAGGAG GAGATAAAGGaggagagtgaaaaaagcatcaaaagtcaagaaaatgcCTCAGGGATACACATGGACAGTGAGGTCAACGGGACAGAAGATGATGATGAGGAGGAGGATGAAGAAGATGGCGCTGAGGAATTCTCATCAGAGCCTGACGGGGAGATGGAGCGTGTAGCTAGCGAGAGCGAGGACGCGTGCAGCCTCCACACTGCTACGTCGTCGCTGCAGCTCCACACCACGGCTGACTCCATCCCCAGCAGCCCTGCGTCGTCACAGTT TTCTTTGTGTAGCGAGGACTTGGAGGCTCTGCAGGCTCACAAGATCTGGAAGAAGGCCATCATGTTGGTTTGGCGTGCAGCTGCCAATCACAG GTATGCAAATGTCTTCTTGCAGCCTGTGACAGATgaaattgcaccaggttatcatAGCATAGTGCACAG GCCCATGGATCTGGCGACCATTAAGAAAAACATTGAAAGCGGTTCCATGCGAACCACAGCCGAGTTCCAACGTGACATCATGCTGATGTTTCAGAATGCCGTCATGTACAACAGCCTGGATCATGACGTGTACCACATGGCTGTGGAGATGCAGCGTGATGTCCTGGAGCAGATCCAGCAGTTTCTAGCGACCCAACTTATCATGGAGACATCAGAGTCCGGGATTAGCGCCAAGGGGCTTAGAGTGCGTGAGAGTCTACGGCGGCAAGACTCCACAGACAAG